The Candidatus Methylomirabilota bacterium genome contains a region encoding:
- a CDS encoding 2Fe-2S iron-sulfur cluster-binding protein — MAVHKVTFLPMNVTVEVDDEKYPLADHGLPGSLLDIALAHDIHLEHNCGGNCACTTCHVVVKEGEDNLSEMQPDEEDRLDTAEGLTIHSRLGCQAVVRGDVVVEVPK; from the coding sequence ATGGCGGTTCACAAAGTCACCTTCCTGCCGATGAACGTCACGGTGGAGGTCGATGACGAGAAGTACCCGCTGGCCGATCACGGTCTGCCCGGGTCGCTGCTCGACATCGCGCTGGCGCACGACATCCATCTCGAGCACAACTGCGGCGGCAACTGCGCGTGCACGACCTGCCACGTGGTCGTCAAGGAGGGCGAGGACAACCTCTCCGAGATGCAGCCGGACGAGGAGGACCGCCTGGACACGGCGGAGGGGCTCACCATCCATTCGCGCCTGGGCTGCCAGGCCGTGGTGCGCGG